The Mastacembelus armatus chromosome 14, fMasArm1.2, whole genome shotgun sequence genomic interval GCTCCTTATACATTTCTGAGCTGGTGAGGGGAGAGTCAGACTGAGGAAGATGAGAGAACTCTGATTAGGACAAGTACAGTGCTCTCCAAAGTCTGCAGTTCACATCACACCTGAGTAAAGAGGAGGtcatgatgaaataaaaaaaaaaaaaaagaagcaaaatccaacagtttaaaatattcagtCTTGAAGTGAAAAGTGTCTTGTTCGGTAATGAAATCCAAATGGACTCAATGGCAAGACACTCAGAGTGAAAGCAGATCTCGTTCATAATTACACAATAACACGAAAATTGACTCCTTGGATTGGCAATGACATTTCTTTTAGTCTCCTTTGGTGGTTACATTTTACGGGGACAACAACCCTGTCAAATGCCAGTTTTCATAATAACATGATACTGCTGAAATATTGTAAACTCTGCTATGTCTCTCCTCTTGGCTGGTAGGTATAAAAATATTGAccacaaactgtaaaaatgagACAGTCTGCACAATATCTGCTTCATCCTCTGGTCACTGTGGGTGAGAGGGACTCGCCAATGTCTGGATGACTTTCTCATCCTGATGGGAAAGTCATCTTTAGTTGCTGATTTTTAATCTTCTTTTCATGAATAAATTCTGCCACTCTCTGAGTCCATCTTCAAAGTGGGTCACAGAGAGAATCCAGAGTGCTCTCGGTGCAGGGGTGCACGAGTGCACTGCTGTTCACGTCCAGGTTAGGAGACAGGTATCCTAGAAGGTCACGGTTGCTGTGCTCTTGTTCCGAAAGGTCATTGTCTGGATGCTGGAAAGGATTTTTCTCTGATGTCCAGCCAAAGTAACTCCCATGTGCAGCAGGTCCCTGAACACAAACGACAGGggaaaaaactaattaaataaaagtaatattcACTCAAGTCTTTGCTTTCAAGGTCTCTATAGCCTTTCATACTTTCAGTCctgacattaaaacatttagaaTTTCACATGTTGCATCTTTACTACTTATATTGACAGACAACGTCACCTCAATCACACTGCAACTCTCCATCGTCTCTGGGCCGTGTGTGAGCTCTAAACTAACACTGAAACAACACACAGCTACCCAAGAAACATTTAATAGCAACTGTCCAACTGACCCGTTTCAATTCAGCCACCATGTCACACACACCGTCTTCTATAGTCTTCTATATTCACATAAACCTCCTTAAATTAAAGCTGAGACTTGAAACTTTAACATAGTACACATTATTTTGTTCCAATTCAATATTCAGAAGCACGGggtctaaagaaaaaaaaggtctACCTGTCCAAGCACAGCCTGGACTGTAAATTCAAAGTGAACTGTGAAAGTAAGTTCATCTACTTGCAACTGCCACTACTAAAAGCAAGGCTATCTGTCTGATCCAGTGGCCAAGAGGCGTGAAGTGAAAGTAAATATTAAGTTAAACAGAAACTGGAGACAGAAACTGACTGTGTGGTGATCTGAGCCAGCTGGTCCACAGAGTTGAAGCCAGCCTGCAGGAAGCTGTCTTCATAGCGCTCCATCTTAATGGCCCTCAGCCACTCTCCCACCGAGGCACACGACGAGAGGGATGAAGGTGCACGCTGATCCAGCAGGGGGTAGGACGGCCTGGGGGGAACAGAGTAGAGAAACAAAGAAGCGACTTACACACGCTGTCACCAGAACATTAGTGAGGAGCTTATATGTGTCCTGCAGCAACATTCCTGCCGACAAGCTGAGGTATCATCTAAGCTGAGTGACTGACAGGGACAAACAATGGGATTTGTCAGGGTGGAGTGTCCTCTGCTGTAAGCTACCAGCTGACAGGCAGAATGTGGAGGAAGGGAAATGGGCACAGCAAGTGGTTGACAAGTCACTGCAGGACACAAAGGTGGTACATAAAACGGGGCAGTAGGAGGAGGTCCGACTGTCGGAGCTCTAAATGGACACCAAGAAAGAGACATTATGAAAGCACAGACCTGGTTCCTCCTTCAAGCTGTGCATTTGCTGCCATTGTGGTTTATCAAACGGGGTTTTCTGTTAGTCACTTAGACAAATATGCATTCTCACCCTGCTCCCTCTTGAGCCACTATTTTCAGTGACGCAGGGTTGCGGATCAGCTTGTCTAGAGCGCTGACCAGGTCTGCGAAGCGAGGACGCGCCGAGCGGTCCTTCTGCCAGCAGTCCAACATTAGCTGGTGCAGGTGGGTGGGGCAGTCAGGTGGCGGGGGGAGCCGGTAGTCCTGCTCTATGGCATTGATTACCTgataggaagaaaaaaagatcaaactGATGGATTAACTGAATCGTAATTGAATCAATACCGAGATGCTTGAAGGGCTAAAAGATTAGCAGAGGTTCCGACATAAAGGGCAAGTAAACCAACCACAAgataaaaatattagaaaatccTGAACCTAAACCACCACAAGGACACAATGATTTTCTgagggactttttttttttaagaatacaAATGCTACATTTATTACACTAATATTTTTGAAAAGCCTGAATTTGTGCTATGCTTATCAAAAACTTAAATATCCTTCACAAAAATTTCCCACCGGGGCCTTTTGCTCAAACTCACATCCTGGTTGCTCATGTCCCAGTACGGCCTCTCTCCAAAAGACATGACCTCCCACATAACAATGCCATAGCTCCACACATCTGAGGCTGAGGTAAACTTTCTGAAGGCTATCGCCTCCGGTGCTGTCCAGCGGATTGGGATTTTACCTCCCtgcacagagaagaaaacagtcAATTCTGCAAAACCTTACAAAAACATGGCCAGATAGAGCTTTGACAAAGAAAGTATGATAGTAATTTAATGAAGCAAAACCATGGACTTTCACTACACTAATACAGTATGGTGTTGGAATAATTAAAAATGGTTGAATATCATACAATTTGTGTTAAAACATTATTGGTTGactttcattcacacacagatcTATGAATACCATGCTGGAGAATGAATTTAATAATAGTGTCTCTTCATATGAAGAGGACTGTCATCTCACCAGAGAGCTGGTGTAGGTTGGGTCAGAGGAGTTCTCCTGCAGGAAGCGTGACAAGCCGAAGTCAGACACCTTGCACACCAGGTTACTGTTGATCAGGATGTTGCGggcagccaggtctcggtggACGTAGCTCATCTCTGCCAGGTACTTCATGCCTGAGGCAATGCCACGCAGCATACCCACCAGCTGGATGGGCGTGAACTGGCTGTCGTTCAGCTATAGAAGGAGAGAACACTTCAGTTTGTGGGTGAGCAAAGACAGTGGTGTGTTTGGATGAAATAATGGGGCGTTTTTTGCACAGTATCTCAGACTGACCCTCAGGAATGAGTCCAGAGCTCCGTTCTCCATATACTCAGTGAGGATCATGACTGGACAACTGGCCGTGATGATCCCCTCCAGGTGGATGATGTTGGGGTGCTGGAACTGGCCCATGATGGACGCCTCAGAGAGGAAGTCCCGTCTCTGCTTTTCGGTGTAGCCTCCTTTTAGTGTCTTTATTGCTACGTAGTTTTCCTTTTTCCCAGGAATCCTCAGCCGTCCTCGACACACTTCCCCAAACTCTCCTGTGGCgcagacacatgaacacacatcaGAGCTGTTTTCACCACATTAAGAGGGCGGCTGTTCACTCTGACAAACCACAGCTTGCTTGGAGCTAGTAGTGCCCTTTGGTTTGAATGAGGACTACTAACACTGCTAACATATTTATCAGTTAATTGCTTTATATACGCAGCAATATCGAATTTAAGGACAACGGTTTTAAATGTCACAGAATCCATTTAACTTAGTAAAttagatatatttttaataatgttatttCAAAAAAGGACAATCGGCAAGGCTACAGGAAAACATTCACTCTGTTAGTCTGCAGGAATAGTTAAGCAGTGCAAAGTTCACACATTTACGAATAATGGGAAAAGCATACAGCTGGAGCTTACCAGCACCAATAACCTCCTCAATCTTGACAAAGGAAACATCGATTTCCTTGGCAAACTCACGCACCGCCTCATTAGGGTCCTCGTAGGTGAAGGGGTCGATATAAACCTTGACCCCTttaagagaaagacaaacagagccgtgggaaaggaaaaaaagaaatgttaacaGAACGAAGTGCAGCAATGCATCCAGTCACATTAAAAATGGTTTTCTTGACATGAATGAGTCGTAAATTCTGGTTGAGGTTTGACGTGCACGTCTGTGATCTGTTACCTTGGCCAACAAGGTACTGGCTGTTTTTGTCACTCAGCTCTGGATCCTTTATTTGACTGTGTCTGCTGCaggtagaaaaaaaagtttgggatAAATAAACATTAGGAAGGAACCGCAGTTTTATGaagagtgtttttatttatttttttggaaaacATTCCTAATGCTTTATCAATGTGATGAAAATCAGTAATCTTCCAATAACAATAGCCTCCATGACTAAAATACAAAATCCAAAAAAAGAACGCTGTTTGGCAATACTTTGCTATTACTTCAAGGACACTGTTCCAAAAAACACAAccatcattttacttttttttttttttttttttttttttacataaaaaaaaaaaaaaaaaaaactgtgacatGGCTTTTGTTGGCCTTACCTAATCTCAAATGCACAATTCATGATGGTTTGTGGTAACAGTGAATGCCAGAGCCAAACCCTATGGTTTTGCTTTTTGACACAAGCGGCTCCATTATGATTCTGCTGGTGCAAACTCATTCCTGCAAGACTCTAACAACCCTACAGCTACTGGATCCCTGCCTTCCttcatttctctccctctcccaccTCATAAGCCTAAAATAGCAATAATGCACCACCCTCAGTTAGTGGCAGATCTGGGCTTCAGCCACTGGTTTGTATGTGCataggggtgtgtgtgtgtgtgtgtgtgtgtgtgtgtgtgcgcgtgtgcatgtgtgtcacaAGGTCACAGCTATTGTTCTCCTGTCCTGTGGAAACAGGGTTGGGACGCCTGCATCCTGTCTCTCCCTGCCCTCTACCTCTATCGCCATCTCTctcaatttctctctctctttcacacacacacacacacacacacgcacacacacgcacacacacacagacaacactctctctctttctccctctgatGGCATCCAACATTATTTACTCAAACAATGAAGCCTAAGGAAAATGTTCTAATGAGCAGGATAACTTTTAGCTGTGCAAGCAAAAGACATCATGAGCATTGCTTTGTGTGTGAACTGTCTCACAGAGGACAAATGGTGTGGGTAACAGAGTGCAAATCTAGTGTTGATAAGTTATGACTTGTATAAACAGAAGAACAAAGTGGTACAAAGCTGTAAAATTGGGGTCACGGTTGTTATTGGTTTTcaattttcccattttttttccccatttctgGTTATTGTGTTTGGTTCTTTCCCCTCTAAATCTAAATTTTTTATCTGTCTTCCCTTGTTCTCACCGTATGCAGTAGGCGGCCACAAACACGAAAGTGACGAGCAGCAGCATCCCGACAGCGATAAGGATGCCAGGTATCAAGAATTGCGAGGCAGAGTTATGTCCTGAGAGAGGAGACAAACACAAGggacagagaggaaagaaaaggagacaaacagatggacagatagTTAatgtaatgacaaaaaaatgcagcaggACTGTAgtaaagaaggaaagaggaaacaaaGGACTATGAACACAGGCAACagattcataacactgtactgaTTGTGCAGAAAAGaatttgataaataaaatgaagaaaatatgttAAAGAAAAAATCTGCACGTGAAAGTCCTTCTTCAAGAATAAACAATCTTTTCCTTACCATCAGGCAGGGTGTGGAAGGCGTTTACTCGACTGAAGCTTCCATAACCGGCTCCGGTGCGCACCCGAACCTGCACTTCGTACTGGGTGGCTCTGCGGAGGTTGGTCAGCACAGCCTGGTTTTTGTTGCTCTCTGTGTAGTGGCACTGATCCTCACTACGTCGATCCTACCAAGTGCAAACAGAATTAGCTGGACTGGAAGTGAGTTATGTCTAGTCcaaattacagtaaattacaAACTCATTGCTCATTGTCTTAACCACAGGCATGGCGGCTTACATACACATGCTGCAGCAGTGAAACAAAGTCTTAGAAATTAGACGGCCATGTCTTGAGCTGATATACTGTTGattataattttgttttcaacatATTTGTGCTTGCTTTGCACGATATTTTTAGACAATTCCTGCATGAGGAATTCCACATTAActtactttatatttttttgggCAAAAGGTTTTCAGGAATGGTAcacataaaagtaaaataatgacATCTGAACACTATATGACCTTTACAGCAAAACCTCTGGTGCTGTCAGGGAGCTCTTACCTTCTCACAGTAGCGCAGCTGATAGTGCAGGATGGTGTAGTGTGGCTGAGCTGGGACTGGCCAGTACAGAGTCAGGCTGCTCTCTGTGGAGTCACTCTGCCGAATTTCAGACACCAGCGATGGCACTGCACAGACAGCCGGAGAATTATAAATACACCATGAAATTCTGGCTATTTATATCTTTCTAACTCCTACTATCCACCTCTTACCGTCATGGCTTGTGGTGATGTTGACACTTTCGCTGGCAGGGTCCTTGCCGCTGGACTGAGACACACCGTTGAGCGCCTGAATAGTGAAGGTATATGTGGTGTGAGGCAGCAGGCCCCACACCTCCACTCTGCGACCCTGCAGGCCGTGCTGGGCAGGCTGGTAGCTGACACTGTCTCCGCAGGGGAGGCACGGTCCTTTGGTTGATCTGCATACAGAACACTTGACAGCATAGCTCAGGTCTGCTCTGCCGCCGTTGTCCAGAGGCTCGTTCCACTCCAGGCTGAGCGTCGTGTCATTGATCTGGGTGACGATGCTGCGTGGGGCTGATGGAGGTTCTATAGTGAGGAAAAAGTTCAACTGATTTAGGATtccttttttttataaatacGGGAAATGAATGCCGTAATAGCAAACTATCCTGCTAAACAGAaacagtctggaaaatacacTTTATACAAAATGTTGGTTGTAGCTTTATATGTAACATATAACAAGTGATATAACAAGGTTAAATGTTTCCCTTAACCGTAGTGCTGTGAGAGCAGCTGTTGCCAGGTGTTGCAGTTGTTGAAACTTGTGTGAGTCAGTGGAGCCATTGTAACGTTAGACATACAattaaatacattcagaaaGCACTAGCAGTCTTCTCCCAAACACTGTCAAATTATTCAGccataaatgtcacatttcattttgtcgCTCAACCCTCATGCAATCACAGTGTATAAAATCAAATCCATTTGTGATCCCCTTTGTGTcattttactgctgctttaCCTTTACGAAACCCACAAACACCATTTATGTTGTTCTGTACGTGCTGGAGACATTTTACTGGGTCTGCACATGTAGTCTCAAAGAAGAACAATGTTCCTGCAGTGGCTCCGCATCACAGCAGAAGCTTATGTGTTGCAGAATTTAACTGGTGAAATTACGTTTGTCTAAAACTGGATGATAATGATCACCGTCTGAAAATTGTAAGAAAATAGCTATTGCCTGAAGCCAAGCATAACTAAACAGCAATACCACTCAGCCACTGCGAATGACTTTCTGTTCCTGCCAAGGAGACAGAGCTTTGTCACTGAGCCTGCAGCTAACTTAAGTGTTAATAGCGTTCTCATTAGAAACCCAAGTGGGGCAACATCACAGACAATCTGGGTGCGTATGAATTCCGAATTCAACATTTGGGAATGGGGATTTTTCAGACGTGGTGCATTTTAGGATTTAACAATCTGAAtccactttattatttttagaggAGAAAGGCTGCATCCTTTAGAGATGGCACAACCTGCTGGCAGTTTTGCATGCAAAGTGAAAATATAAGTGATGGGCAGAATTGCACAAGctatccagaaaaaaaaacagaaaatgtaataaGAATGGTCTAATTTAGTGATTCATAATTAAGACATGGCCTTTGTTATTATAGTtatcagtaataataaaattgGTGGATGTAAAGACTAGTTGCTAGCACACctgcacagaaaagaaaagtgtCAGCAGCTCCAACACTGAGTTTCAAATGATTTCACATCCTCTTGTAAGTCATTCCAAGAGAATACACCTAATTAAAAAGTCCCTCCCATTCACACATCCAACATGTGGCTGAATTAACATTCCTGAATCTGCATGGAGGTGTCACTCGAGACCATCAATGCCTACTTCATTTTAGAGAGAAAGCCCAACCCCCAACAACCTGTAACAAAAGGCATGCATCTCAATACCCAGCACTGCCATAAAGGACACAAAGCAGATTGGAGGAGCCTGGCTAAATTAcagcaaaggaaaagagaaacagagccAGGGGATGgtaaaaacaaagtgaagacGAGCAGGTGAAAGTAAAGGGTGAGAAACGACGAGTAGATGCTCGTGCAGTTCGGCGCCTCTGCATTTGCATGTAGATTTGTGCATAAGTGCTGTCGTATGCATACTTACTGGTGCATGGGGTGTCGGGAGCGTCAGATTCTGCACGTAGGAATCCAGAGCGACACGTACACACTGACGCCCCCCTGATGGTGGTGTGGCTGAATCCAGGGCAGCCTGTGCATTGTCCCTGTGTGCCCGACTTGAACTGACCCACAGGACAGGCTGAGGACGACAGGACAGGAGCACAGATAAAGCCAAAATTATCATGCTATTATTCTGTGTATTATCTGTGAAGAATACAGAATATTGCACAACATCTTCACACCAACTGTGTCCCAGAGAGACCTGGGTCAAACTGAATTTACAATTGCAAATCTGTTTTCAGGGCACTAAAGTGCCAGATGGTTGCAGATTGACAGCCTCAACCATGTACTAAAAGCTGTAAAGTGACAACAATGAACGCAATGAATCTGATTGTAATAGTCAGTTTAGTGAGTAAACCTGTCTGTCATTTGCCTTCTGCTGGACTGTAAACTGACTAATGAGACTAAACATGTGGAGGTCCTTACAAAGAAGCATTTTTCACTTATTGATCAAAAAACAGACTGTTCTCTGGTTTCAGCTTCTTAATCAAAAATGAGTAACTGATAAAAGTCACTATTTTCCCCTTGTCCGAACCCATTCTCCTCTCAGCCTCACATGAGCACTATACACACCAAATTCAACACGCACAGCAACACTTGCGCTACACATGAATGTGTAATGAGCTGTCACCTTGTAACGGTCACCAgaacctgcagtgtttacatTCTGTGTTCATTGTGGCGGCTGAAATGTCGCCCCAGCTGCCAACTGAgaggaataaaacaataaactcTCACTCCAAGTGGAGGACTGCTCTAGACAAAACTGACTTGTTTTGCAGGGTCAACACACTCTGGTTGATTCTTTCTGACTGGGAGGAATTTCCccatgtgtgaaaaaaaaaaacaaaacaaaataagtgattgtacagtttaaataaatcaaatgcaaAAGACATGACAGGAGTCAGGACTGGTCACTAAGtagcatttttatattttgactCATCCGGCTATAAGAAAGTTGAGTCCATGTTGGCTTTAGTTACCATTTTTATCGTTTGAGATCTGGACATTTTGGACCAAAAGTTGATCCTTTAAGGGCCTGGAATAAGTAATTAAAGTACATACGCTCTCACATTCATATCGTTTGTTGCAGCTACAAacattttgttcatattttcatcttttgctcTTCTGTATTGTAGAACATGGTAAATCTATACTGGCACATGGGGAAATGTACCCATCCCCGGTAGCAGTATTTATAGCTTGTTAGAGCTTCACTTCAAAGCCACAGTTTAAATATTCTAATCAAGCTTatctaaaacactaaattaACTTGACAGCATTCATAAGTTTTATATTAGAGGGCTGTGTTTGACCCAGAAAATATATGCATTGTCTACAGGAGATAATGACATTACagcaaaattaatttaattttaaacctAGATGCCAACTTCATTTCTGAAATGACCGGCCTATGAAGCAAATTAACTGTTCAATCTTGCTGTAAAGGCAATTTCCCTTTATGGTCTGGTGAGTGTGTTTTCCCTCACAGCTATCTTCAGTGATAGAATGCTGGAAATGCCAACCCCACTTCAGCAGAggcaaaatgtcagaaattatttttttgttatgaaAAAATCATTATACCTCCCACAGAGCTCAAACTGAACCCTACCTTCAAATACAGACCGATGCAAgcacatatttttctaaaaaaaaaaaaaagtagcatttctcagtttctttgtgtttagtgctcaGTGTTTACCCGTGTTGGTGTGAAGTGGTCTgtctgtgcgtctgtgtgtgtgaaaacgTGCGCGTGGAGGGTGTTCATGCACGAGGCTTGTTAATTGGACTCATTAAACAGAGCTGCTGCACAGCTCCTGAGAGAATCAGCCTGCCTCTtccttcttctgtttttttttctgtctctctcttgctttGATGTTCTCAGAGTGATATGATCTTTACCCTGAGCATCGCTTCACCTCTCCAGGCCTCCTGTTCTTCTTCTATCTTAGAGGAACCATGAGTTGCAGCAGCAGTGAGCCTTTGACCCTGCTCTTCCTTTCTGAGATAAGTGCCGCTCTACCTgacctctctgtctcctccgTGTTGCCTGCGTTCTCCTGCCTCATTAACTTCCTCAGtctctcatttcctctccaATGTTTTCAACCCTCGTGTACCCCACCCTCGTCTTACCATTGTTTTCTTGTTTACGCTGCCTAATCTGCGGTCTGTGGATACAGCTTATATATCTGCATCCTAACCTTGCCTTCTTCTTACCTGTGCATCGTGTGTTCCCCTCAGAGGGCTCAAATCCTGGTAGGCAGGCGCAGGAGGTCGCTGGCTGGCCCACCCACTGGCCATCTTCCCCGCAGAAAAGTTTTGGCGGCCGAGGTCGAGGCC includes:
- the ephb4a gene encoding ephrin type-B receptor 4a, with translation MELTCWSVALLGCILLHWVSAEEEVLMNTKTETSDLKWTIYSRAKPEWEEVSGLDEENNSVRTYQICQEDSSYSHWLRSGFIQRRGASQVYVELRFTMIECSSRSTHHRSCKETFNLYYYQADSNEATATYPPWMENPYTKVDTVAADFLLREGGERKFNVKTLRLGPLSKRGFYLAFQAQGACMALLSVRVFFKKCPPLVSALSSFQETVPHTLVQEAQGICVEHAAQQGPRPRPPKLFCGEDGQWVGQPATSCACLPGFEPSEGNTRCTACPVGQFKSGTQGQCTGCPGFSHTTIRGASVCTCRSGFLRAESDAPDTPCTKPPSAPRSIVTQINDTTLSLEWNEPLDNGGRADLSYAVKCSVCRSTKGPCLPCGDSVSYQPAQHGLQGRRVEVWGLLPHTTYTFTIQALNGVSQSSGKDPASESVNITTSHDVPSLVSEIRQSDSTESSLTLYWPVPAQPHYTILHYQLRYCEKDRRSEDQCHYTESNKNQAVLTNLRRATQYEVQVRVRTGAGYGSFSRVNAFHTLPDGHNSASQFLIPGILIAVGMLLLVTFVFVAAYCIRRHSQIKDPELSDKNSQYLVGQGVKVYIDPFTYEDPNEAVREFAKEIDVSFVKIEEVIGAGEFGEVCRGRLRIPGKKENYVAIKTLKGGYTEKQRRDFLSEASIMGQFQHPNIIHLEGIITASCPVMILTEYMENGALDSFLRLNDSQFTPIQLVGMLRGIASGMKYLAEMSYVHRDLAARNILINSNLVCKVSDFGLSRFLQENSSDPTYTSSLGGKIPIRWTAPEAIAFRKFTSASDVWSYGIVMWEVMSFGERPYWDMSNQDVINAIEQDYRLPPPPDCPTHLHQLMLDCWQKDRSARPRFADLVSALDKLIRNPASLKIVAQEGAGPSYPLLDQRAPSSLSSCASVGEWLRAIKMERYEDSFLQAGFNSVDQLAQITTQDLLHMGVTLAGHQRKILSSIQTMTFRNKSTATVTF